From one Lactiplantibacillus paraplantarum genomic stretch:
- a CDS encoding recombinase RecT, with the protein MSNELVTMVNNNIEDMKNNEGLSLPPDYSVGNALNSAYLILSDTSKGQPLLDKCDQGSVIKALMNMAIQGLSPAKNQCYFIPYGNQLVMQRSYFGSISVVKRLSNVKDIQAQVVHKDDTFKIGGENGVLVVKEFEPSFENLDKPIIGAFAWIEDINGNRTYTVMTKKDIDTSWSHAKTKKVQNEFPEEMAKRTVINRAAKFYINSSSDNDLFVQAVNETTSNEYENDDKKDVTPTKRSLVADVAENKAEKVESAEPAKEPVRTAAKEASSNDQEPVKDEVDQQNLFDNLGDLDAS; encoded by the coding sequence ATGAGTAATGAGTTAGTTACGATGGTTAATAACAATATTGAGGATATGAAGAATAATGAAGGCTTGTCATTACCACCTGATTATTCAGTAGGGAATGCATTAAACAGTGCTTACTTGATTTTGAGTGATACGTCTAAGGGGCAACCATTACTTGATAAGTGTGACCAAGGATCAGTTATCAAGGCGTTGATGAACATGGCAATTCAAGGATTGAGCCCGGCTAAAAACCAATGCTATTTCATTCCTTATGGCAACCAGTTAGTCATGCAACGCTCCTATTTCGGCTCAATTAGCGTTGTAAAGCGTCTTTCAAACGTTAAGGATATTCAAGCACAGGTCGTCCACAAAGACGACACGTTCAAGATTGGCGGTGAAAATGGGGTGCTGGTGGTTAAGGAGTTCGAGCCAAGCTTTGAGAACTTAGACAAGCCAATTATCGGGGCCTTTGCATGGATCGAAGACATCAACGGGAACCGGACATATACGGTTATGACAAAAAAGGACATCGACACCAGTTGGAGCCACGCTAAGACGAAGAAGGTTCAAAACGAGTTCCCAGAAGAGATGGCTAAACGGACTGTAATTAATCGAGCTGCTAAGTTCTACATTAACAGCTCAAGTGATAACGATTTGTTCGTGCAAGCAGTTAACGAAACCACTAGCAACGAATATGAGAATGACGATAAAAAAGACGTAACACCGACTAAAAGGTCATTGGTAGCTGATGTAGCAGAGAATAAAGCCGAGAAGGTAGAATCTGCTGAACCAGCTAAAGAACCCGTTAGAACGGCTGCAAAGGAGGCATCAAGCAATGATCAAGAACCTGTCAAAGACGAAGTCGACCAGCAAAACCTCTTCGATAACCTCGGAGACCTTGACGCCAGCTAA
- a CDS encoding recombination system host exonuclease inhibitor, whose translation MIPAQADLNEHWQQRNDSRDWVLDADNYCYDGDEFDKAQLFQDYIDNNDFKQWAIDMQADMLSAICIVTFGSTDVSVLYPDQGEESNWQWLIDVFGQSRLWDELLVHIDTDTMMTRLGYHWVSEEEEA comes from the coding sequence ATGATACCAGCACAGGCAGATTTAAACGAGCATTGGCAGCAACGTAACGACTCACGCGACTGGGTACTTGACGCAGATAACTATTGCTACGATGGTGACGAGTTCGACAAGGCACAGTTGTTTCAAGATTACATCGATAACAATGACTTTAAGCAGTGGGCGATTGATATGCAGGCCGATATGTTGAGCGCCATTTGTATCGTCACTTTCGGTTCGACTGACGTAAGTGTGTTGTATCCAGATCAAGGTGAGGAATCTAATTGGCAATGGCTGATTGATGTGTTTGGTCAGTCCCGTCTATGGGACGAGCTACTAGTACACATCGACACGGACACGATGATGACACGTCTGGGCTATCACTGGGTATCAGAGGAGGAAGAAGCATGA
- a CDS encoding helix-turn-helix domain-containing protein, with the protein MKNKFAEQLSLALGRDKTLTQQQIADRTHVSPGQLSRLKSGSRSTDSQIRKSLANVINDFWLNYSGARENFGVLSFQNDRQLQGDMFSALMKQKKEQRQRERIEAEFEEAITVKPRDRTPAQQLVIERYPREYAEEISAEITDLAKKAEYAGIPMDKLQEVIDKVNQENG; encoded by the coding sequence ATGAAGAACAAGTTTGCAGAGCAATTATCATTGGCATTAGGTAGAGATAAAACACTAACACAGCAGCAGATTGCAGATAGGACGCATGTTTCTCCCGGACAATTGTCTCGGTTGAAGAGTGGATCAAGAAGCACTGATTCACAAATAAGGAAGTCGTTAGCAAATGTAATTAACGATTTTTGGCTTAATTATTCTGGTGCTCGTGAGAATTTCGGCGTGCTGTCATTCCAGAATGATCGTCAGCTACAAGGTGATATGTTCTCGGCTTTGATGAAACAGAAAAAGGAACAGCGTCAGCGAGAAAGAATTGAGGCTGAGTTTGAAGAAGCTATTACAGTCAAGCCGAGAGATCGGACACCAGCGCAGCAACTAGTTATTGAACGCTATCCACGTGAATACGCAGAAGAGATTAGCGCCGAGATAACCGATTTGGCTAAGAAGGCTGAGTATGCCGGTATTCCAATGGATAAATTGCAGGAAGTAATCGATAAAGTCAACCAAGAAAATGGCTAG
- a CDS encoding DUF771 domain-containing protein — protein sequence MSDTILIRHEAPKGFQFISEEEYERFQAWQQAQRGICTWKLKDLARYKYGTKSTERASRYLTKHRHDLDIEQGGFIDYVNTHNGWQIPAAEMMDYLLDHPD from the coding sequence ATGTCAGATACGATATTGATTCGGCATGAGGCTCCAAAGGGATTCCAATTCATTAGCGAAGAAGAATACGAGAGGTTCCAAGCATGGCAGCAAGCACAGCGTGGTATTTGTACTTGGAAGCTTAAAGATTTGGCCAGGTATAAATACGGAACTAAATCAACCGAACGAGCCTCACGATATTTAACCAAGCATCGCCATGATTTGGATATTGAACAGGGTGGCTTTATTGATTATGTGAATACCCATAACGGCTGGCAGATTCCAGCAGCTGAGATGATGGATTACTTATTAGATCATCCCGATTAA
- a CDS encoding helix-turn-helix transcriptional regulator — MTSRERLIQFRNKRGLTQSKLSDLSGVPQTTISGIENTSKTPGLRTAIKLASALEINVKDLLPKEVIE, encoded by the coding sequence ATGACATCCAGAGAACGATTAATCCAATTTCGCAATAAAAGAGGTTTAACACAATCTAAATTATCCGATTTAAGTGGAGTTCCTCAAACAACAATTAGTGGAATTGAAAATACCAGTAAAACGCCTGGACTTAGAACGGCAATAAAGTTGGCAAGTGCTTTAGAAATTAATGTCAAGGATCTGTTACCTAAGGAGGTGATCGAGTAA
- a CDS encoding helix-turn-helix domain-containing protein — protein MDKTHSTFFKERLYSYMKEQNITLNRVATLSGMAATTLSNIVNRGSAPRIDTIYKICSGLGISVHDFFDFPPYNEVEE, from the coding sequence ATGGATAAAACTCATAGCACGTTCTTCAAAGAACGTCTTTACTCGTACATGAAAGAACAAAACATAACATTAAATCGTGTAGCAACACTATCAGGAATGGCAGCAACAACCCTCAGCAATATTGTGAACCGCGGCTCTGCACCCAGAATTGATACTATCTATAAAATTTGTAGTGGCCTTGGTATCAGCGTCCACGACTTCTTCGACTTTCCGCCCTACAACGAGGTGGAAGAATAA
- a CDS encoding helix-turn-helix domain-containing protein, translating into MRHWLKEWRDINGLTQKKAAEFLNMPETTLASYEQGHRTPSVGRAKKMAVRMNNISTKKRVKWTYFFEEEVHNSSN; encoded by the coding sequence ATGCGTCATTGGTTAAAAGAGTGGAGAGACATCAACGGACTAACGCAAAAAAAGGCTGCTGAATTTCTCAATATGCCAGAGACAACTTTAGCGTCTTACGAACAAGGACACAGAACACCAAGTGTTGGTAGAGCTAAGAAAATGGCTGTAAGAATGAACAATATATCGACAAAAAAACGTGTTAAATGGACTTATTTTTTTGAAGAAGAAGTACACAATTCGAGTAATTAA
- a CDS encoding helix-turn-helix domain-containing protein: MFAERLKELRKREAGLTQERLAMQLGMAKTTLASYEQGKRQPDLETLSKIADRFSVTTDYLLGKNGTPKWATKKDTIDLKDFLEANEGSMTYGGEDLTEEEKQQVRVAMATIFWKRHKHD, from the coding sequence ATGTTTGCTGAACGCCTTAAAGAATTACGAAAAAGAGAAGCTGGTCTAACGCAAGAGAGATTAGCAATGCAATTAGGCATGGCCAAAACAACACTGGCTTCCTATGAACAAGGAAAACGACAGCCTGATCTTGAAACACTTTCTAAAATTGCAGATCGTTTTTCCGTGACAACTGACTACTTGCTTGGAAAAAATGGCACGCCAAAATGGGCAACCAAGAAAGATACCATTGACCTGAAGGATTTTCTTGAAGCAAATGAGGGTTCGATGACCTATGGGGGTGAAGATCTTACTGAAGAAGAAAAACAACAAGTGCGTGTGGCCATGGCAACAATATTCTGGAAACGCCACAAGCATGATTAG
- a CDS encoding ImmA/IrrE family metallo-endopeptidase: MDRVKDIVKAIVNRYHTADPFVIAEKLNIQVEWCDFGAMPLGKNAYDNQEPIILLNNSIKHTPTQYFILGHELGHVIFHEGLIGYYTSVKHGHSKFEREADEFSVGLMGMFFIEENGHIPYSYRELAYQYGVPFDKD; encoded by the coding sequence ATGGATAGAGTAAAAGATATCGTTAAAGCTATTGTCAACCGTTATCACACAGCGGACCCGTTTGTAATTGCGGAAAAGCTTAACATACAAGTAGAATGGTGTGACTTCGGGGCAATGCCCCTGGGTAAAAATGCTTATGACAACCAAGAGCCTATCATACTACTCAATAATTCTATTAAACACACGCCTACACAGTATTTCATACTCGGTCATGAGCTGGGACACGTTATATTCCACGAGGGGCTGATTGGGTACTACACTTCCGTTAAACATGGACATTCTAAGTTTGAACGTGAAGCTGATGAATTTTCAGTTGGATTAATGGGAATGTTTTTTATTGAGGAAAATGGTCATATTCCCTATTCATACAGAGAACTGGCCTATCAATACGGAGTACCATTCGACAAAGATTAA
- a CDS encoding tyrosine-type recombinase/integrase: MSVTKLNNGKWQARVSYKDDDGNYKSVTHLEKRKTDAVEWETKTKNALLEGADLSRSTESLKHYFLDWIRIYKTDGVSRHTHELYMGNWRHISAYFKDRPMSAIKRPDYQKFLNEFGRSHGIATSHKLHQQVHTAIKDAVADGILKRDFAYKAHVTGRPPKPVEEKYLTLPDYKKLRKYLIKTADYDHMTMLMMLFQLETGTRFEEAAGLTWDNLDLNNGIVHIKQQWDARRQTFRPTKGNGQADGDITIGPAYCRFMRSYRSTQKDYLELHEMKNPKNLVFWSKLGKIVGNGNANEELGRICNRLKINKVTTHAMRHTHASILILNHESLPYVQHRLRHQKLETTVNTYVHLIEEENGVSDKKATELMDEGF; encoded by the coding sequence ATGTCAGTAACCAAACTTAATAATGGTAAATGGCAGGCCCGTGTCTCTTATAAAGATGATGACGGTAACTATAAGTCGGTTACTCATTTAGAAAAGCGCAAAACTGACGCTGTTGAGTGGGAAACTAAAACTAAAAATGCTCTGCTGGAAGGTGCTGACTTATCACGTAGCACCGAGAGTCTAAAGCACTACTTTCTTGATTGGATCAGAATTTACAAAACTGACGGCGTATCGCGTCATACCCACGAGCTATATATGGGCAATTGGCGTCACATCTCTGCATATTTTAAAGATCGACCTATGAGCGCAATTAAACGGCCGGATTATCAGAAATTTCTGAATGAATTTGGTCGCAGTCATGGAATTGCCACATCTCACAAACTTCATCAACAAGTACACACCGCAATCAAGGACGCTGTAGCCGATGGTATTCTAAAACGTGACTTTGCTTACAAGGCACACGTCACTGGACGCCCTCCTAAGCCCGTAGAGGAAAAGTATTTGACGTTGCCCGATTATAAGAAGCTGCGTAAATACCTCATTAAAACGGCTGATTATGACCACATGACTATGCTGATGATGCTGTTTCAATTAGAAACTGGAACCAGGTTCGAGGAAGCTGCTGGTCTGACGTGGGATAATTTGGATTTGAATAATGGAATAGTTCACATTAAACAGCAGTGGGACGCTCGTAGACAGACTTTTCGTCCAACTAAGGGAAATGGACAGGCCGATGGAGATATAACCATAGGACCCGCCTACTGTCGTTTTATGAGGAGCTATCGTAGCACGCAGAAAGATTATTTAGAATTGCACGAAATGAAGAATCCTAAGAACCTCGTATTTTGGTCTAAACTAGGAAAAATCGTGGGCAATGGGAATGCAAACGAAGAGCTAGGACGTATTTGTAACCGTCTAAAGATCAACAAAGTTACAACACACGCCATGAGGCACACACACGCTTCGATTCTTATCTTAAATCATGAGTCCCTTCCCTATGTTCAACATCGCCTTCGACATCAAAAACTAGAAACGACCGTTAACACCTACGTCCATCTTATTGAAGAAGAAAACGGCGTGTCAGATAAGAAGGCTACCGAGCTAATGGACGAAGGATTTTAA